A genomic region of Caldilineales bacterium contains the following coding sequences:
- a CDS encoding SGNH/GDSL hydrolase family protein → MQNIVLLLLSAIALGLGLEVHLRRRAAKQDEPWDTRTLPAPDLQATRLVVLGDSIAYGQFLAEEQAWPALLAARLAEALPQRHWQVINAGVPGDATADAYLRFQAHVAAYRPRLVLIALGLNDCHRTGGSGRADRRLARFRQNEMTRWGRSHLVRAITARLASPQRPPPPPAARPRPIVPLDDYKRIMVWLTQQCQRLGSRPVFLTLTPLAPGLQNGGEWGLWADYNQAIRDLGRMVAAPVIEVSHKFTFAQGWSEDGVHLSAEGQAAVAERVWQALQRPHLAPLLGDPLNARPGQVSNAEMAPSLD, encoded by the coding sequence GTGCAAAATATCGTCCTTCTCCTGCTCAGCGCCATCGCTCTTGGTCTCGGCCTCGAGGTCCATCTGCGCCGCCGCGCCGCCAAACAGGACGAACCCTGGGACACCCGCACCCTGCCCGCACCCGATTTGCAGGCCACTCGCCTCGTCGTTCTGGGCGACTCGATCGCCTACGGCCAGTTCCTGGCCGAAGAGCAAGCCTGGCCGGCCCTGCTGGCGGCGCGACTGGCCGAGGCGCTCCCGCAGAGGCACTGGCAGGTGATCAATGCCGGCGTCCCTGGCGATGCCACCGCCGACGCCTACCTCCGCTTTCAGGCCCATGTCGCCGCCTATCGCCCCCGCCTCGTCCTCATTGCCCTGGGCCTGAACGACTGCCATCGCACCGGCGGCAGCGGCCGGGCCGACCGGCGTCTGGCCCGCTTCCGGCAGAACGAGATGACAAGATGGGGGCGCAGCCACCTCGTCCGGGCTATCACCGCCCGCCTGGCATCGCCCCAGCGCCCGCCGCCTCCGCCCGCCGCTCGGCCCCGCCCCATCGTGCCGCTCGATGACTACAAACGGATCATGGTCTGGTTGACGCAACAGTGCCAGCGGCTGGGCAGCCGGCCGGTCTTCCTTACCCTCACCCCACTCGCGCCCGGCCTGCAAAACGGCGGCGAGTGGGGACTGTGGGCCGACTACAACCAGGCGATTCGCGACCTGGGGCGGATGGTGGCGGCGCCGGTGATCGAGGTCAGCCACAAGTTCACATTCGCGCAGGGTTGGAGCGAGGATGGCGTCCACCTCAGCGCCGAAGGACAGGCCGCCGTGGCCGAGCGAGTCTGGCAGGCTTTGCAGCGCCCGCACCTGGCCCCGCTCCTCGGCGACCCACTCAACGCCCGGCCTGGGCAGGTCTCCAATGCCGAGATGGCCCCCTCTCTGGACTGA